The nucleotide window TTTGTAAtctctttttcattgttttcagTATGCAATCTTTCTTGCAATCCTTTTGTTGCTCGAAATGACTGCTGGCATTCTAGGTTTTATATTTAAAGATTGGGTAAGATATTAGCTTGACTCTAAGCCTTATTGTATTTTCTAAACAATGTTTCTTCTTGTTTAGATAAAACAACAAGCCACAGGAGGCTTTCAGGCATTCATTGTACATTATCGTGATGACCCTGATCAACAAAATTTGATTGATTGGATACAGGAAGGATGGGTATTACCATCCATATTCTAATGTTTATATTTCCTATTATTAACTTTGCTTTTATAGCTTCAATGCTGTGGTATAGAAGGCCCTAAGGATTGGGATAGAAACATTTATTTCAACTGCTCATCTGCAGAAGTGGGAAGTCGAGAAGCCTGTGGTGTTCCTTTTAGTTGTTGCAAACCTCAACCAAATGTAAGCATTTTTCAAAGATATGAAGAGTGTTACAATATTGTCTGTATTCATTAACAAGTATCTATCTTTTACCAGGAAattataaaaaacaaacagtgtGGATACGACGTTAGGAAACCGGATTATGTAAATATTTTGTCCTTTCCACACTTCCTTCAAATTGATTAGATATTCCTTGACGCTTTTCTCTCGCAAATTCATGGGTTTGGTGGTTAGTGGTTAGCAGGGTAACTATGGCACCGACAATTTACTTTAGCAAATGAAGCAGTGACgggatcctttttttttctttcgtggtATTCCTCAAGTCATACTATCACGTTATGTATTCTGCTAAGCTCACGCCTACCATTCACTTCAGGAGCACTAGAATTTAACATAAGTGGTATTTGGTGCATAATATGGAATCTGTAATTCTATCTTCTTTCAAacccaattttgttttgcttggTAATGTACAGCCAGGCGATCGGAGCATGGTTGTATACGACCGGGGCTGTTTGAGGGCAGGGGAAGATTGGGTTGAGGTTAACCTTATTCCAGTTGCCGGAGCAGCAGTGGGTATCGCCATCCTCCAGGTATTAGTGATATCATATAATGCTAAAAATGTAACTATCTTTAGGATCAGACTTGACAACTAGGGCCTTTCATTTTAAAAGAGGTAAGTTGCAgagtttattttgttttttgcatgGCATGATAGTAGGTCATATGGTGGCAGTATTGAACGAACTGATGTATTTATAGTATACATTGGTGGTCGTGGTATGTATCCCTGTTTCGGTGGCTTGAACTGGTGCTGGGGACCCTTAATGGTTACGGATCTATTTTCTCCATTTCCATCTTCCATTGATACGCGCCAATACGTTATTCAAACAACCTCCACTCCTCCCTTTGATATCATTAGAATTATGACGTGGCGAAAATCATCAACGATAAAGGCTGCCTTCCAGCAGGAGAAGAGTGGCTAGAAAGAAATCTCCTAGTAGTGGCCGGTGTGGCTGTTGGCATAGCCTTTTTACAGGTAATTTTTAAAGTTTATTAGGAAAGCATGGGGAAGTTGTATTCCGGGACTGGCAAGACAATGCTTAAAAATGGTATGTAAATTTGGAGATTCGTCGTTGAATTGATCTATGGAAATATCGTCAGTAATTCACCGCTGCCAAATTGCCGCCTTTTTACGTTATAGCCATGAGCTAATTGACGTTGCGATTTATTGTTCTCCCAGATACTCGGCATTTGCTTTGCCCAAAATCTGCGGGCTGACATTTTCGCCCAGAAGTCCAAGTGGGGTCGTTAAAGGAGAAGAACAGAATCATCGGAGTACTTCAAAATGTGGGCTCGACTACGTCCATTTTTATCCTCATCTGATTGCTGTCTTAATTTCCATGACCCTCCTATTTCTTCGTATCGGCTGGTCTGCACGCCCAGGAATTGTTGACTCTCATAATGGATTTCTCTTTGGGTATAACTTAAAAGATACTTAACTTTTTAACTCTTCCGCGCACAATTGTAGCAACAAGGTACCGAATTATTCGAACAAAAGTATTTGTACAGAGTAACGAGTTGAACAAAGCCTCTTGCAGTATTTTCGGCCCAGCCTCTCTCAATGAAGCATCCCACTTTGAATTGCGCCACGCTTAATAAGTTGACGTCAAATTTATGGTGgcacttaaaaacaaaaactaataTTAACTAGATTGCAGCTAGGCTAACCCTCGTTATCTTCTCAAAGCCTGTAAATCTCATCCTCTATGTAGTAACTCGTTGGTCTTGATCTTGGCCCGGGATGATTCCTTGTTTTTACCCGGTAACATGCAAATATCTTCGCAATGAAGCTCTTTCCAATATTCACTTTTGAAGTTTTGTCGTGGATGTTTTAGCCTGACTGAAGTTTCAAGTGATCTGACTGTTTTTATAGCCTCAACCATTCAAtacattgtttttctttacattttacattgtCATTTTCATAGTCATCGTTGTACAGATATTTAGGGCATCCTATCAAATGCTCATTTACAACTATGACCTATTGCATGAGtatagaaaaagaattgcGGGTGTCATTGCTCGACATTCTACTTTTTTATTGAGCAGTTGTATAATGTATATTATCACTTTCTGCTGCCTACCTGCTTGACCAACATGGAATTGTTAGTTGGTGGGAAATTGGCGAAATGTATATCATTCGCGGTACGATAGGCGTAGccaatatttttgtatttaactttttaaagaaaaggaCCTTGCACGGTTTTTCTAAACCTCCATAATGTGGGAAGGGAAAGCTAACCAAACTAAATTTTCGAAATAACTGGCATGTATGGCGCTTTTGTCCACACGTATTCCGCACGGTTAATTGTTTTGACGCCTGGAGtgattgtttttctctttttattccataggcccttctttttttttctttgtgcagTCGCCTCCATTAATATGCCCCCCGAATGGCGGGAAAACTTGTCTCTTTCTCCGTCAATACATTGGCAGCGATACTTAAGTTTTCCCGCCATTCGGAGGAGGCACATATTTATCGAGGCGAGTATACCTTTTTGTTTCGACAA belongs to Daphnia magna isolate NIES linkage group LG1, ASM2063170v1.1, whole genome shotgun sequence and includes:
- the LOC116929209 gene encoding tetraspanin-5 isoform X3: MPTNRKYRRDQSEVSCCLKYLIFGFNVIFWLTGLGIMAVGIWAWTEKDTFSNLQRLTNVALDPAFILIVAGAVTFIIGFTGCVGALRENTVLLSAYAIFLAILLLLEMTAGILGFIFKDWIKQQATGGFQAFIVHYRDDPDQQNLIDWIQEGWLQCCGIEGPKDWDRNIYFNCSSAEVGSREACGVPFSCCKPQPNEIIKNKQCGYDVRKPDYPGDRSMVVYDRGCLRAGEDWVEVNLIPVAGAAVGIAILQNYDVAKIINDKGCLPAGEEWLERNLLVVAGVAVGIAFLQILGICFAQNLRADIFAQKSKWGR
- the LOC116929209 gene encoding tetraspanin-5 isoform X2, whose translation is MPTNRKYRRDQSEVSCCLKYLIFGFNVIFWLTGLGIMAVGIWAWTEKDTFSNLQRLTNVALDPAFILIVAGAVTFIIGFTGCVGALRENTVLLSAYAIFLAILLLLEMTAGILGFIFKDWIKQQATGGFQAFIVHYRDDPDQQNLIDWIQEGWLQCCGIEGPKDWDRNIYFNCSSAEVGSREACGVPFSCCKPQPNEIIKNKQCGYDVRKPDYPGDRSMVVYDRGCLRAGEDWVEVNLIPVAGAAVGIAILQILGICFAQNLRADIFAQKSKWGR
- the LOC116929209 gene encoding tetraspanin-5 isoform X1; the protein is MPTNRKYRRDQSEVSCCLKYLIFGFNVIFWLTGLGIMAVGIWAWTEKDTFSNLQRLTNVALDPAFILIVAGAVTFIIGFTGCVGALRENTVLLSAYAIFLAILLLLEMTAGILGFIFKDWIKQQATGGFQAFIVHYRDDPDQQNLIDWIQEGWLQCCGIEGPKDWDRNIYFNCSSAEVGSREACGVPFSCCKPQPNEIIKNKQCGYDVRKPDYNYDVAKIINDKGCLPAGEEWLERNLLVVAGVAVGIAFLQILGICFAQNLRADIFAQKSKWGR